The genomic window CCGCGGCTGCGCTGGGGCGAGATCAGCCCCTTCACCGTGTGGCACGAAGCCGCTGGCAGCGACGGGTCCGGCCGTTTCCTCTCGGAGCTCGGGTGGCGGGAGTTCGCCTGGCACACGCTCTTCCACTTCCCCGACCTCGCGACGAAGAACCTGCGCCCGCAGTTCGACGCGTTCCCGTGGCCGCCGCTGGATGCGTCGCACCTCGACGCCTGGCAGCGCGGGCGCACCGGCATCCCTCTCGTCGACGCGGGGATGGCGGAGCTGTGGCGAACCGGGTACATGCACAACCGGGTGCGCATGGTGACGGCGTCATTTCTCGTCAAGAACCTGCTCATCGACTGGCGGCGCGGCGAGGAATGGTTCTGGGACACTCTGGTCGACGCGGACGAGGCGAACAATTCCTTCAACTGGCAGTGGGTGGCCGGATCCGGAGCCGACGCCGCGCCGTACTTCCGCATCTTCAACCCCGAGCTGCAGGCACAGAAGTTCGATCCACGGGGTGAGTACGTCGGGCGCTGGGCCGGTGCGGGCGAGGTCGACCCGATCGTGGATCTCGGCGAGACGCGCCGGGCCGCGCTCGCCGCCTACGAGGGGGTGAAGCAGGGGCCACGCGGATGAGTCGACGTGGCGCGGAATGCCGCGGAGCGGCTCGCGGTTGTCGTGTGGGATGACTGCCTCGACCTCCCCCGCCCTGTCCGTCCTCGATCTCGTGCCCGTGCGCAACGGCCAGACCAGCCCGCAGGCGGTCGCCGCCTCGCTCGCACTGGCCGAGCGCGCCGACGAGCTGGGATACCGCCGCTACTGGTTCGCCGAGCACCACAACATGGCGTCGGTGGGATCGACCACTCCCCCGGTGCTCATCGCCGCGGCGGCCGCGCGCACCTCGCGCATCCGCGTCGGCTCCGGCGGGGTGATGCTCCCCAACCACGCGCCCCTCATCGTGGCGGAGCAGTTCGCCGCACTCGAGGCCCTCGCGCCCGGGCGCATCGACCTCGGCATCGGGCGCGCACCGGGCAGCGACCCGGTGATCACCCAGCTGCTGCGGATGTCGGGCACCTCGAGCGACGTCGAGCGCTTCCCGCAGCACGTGCAGGACATCCTCACGCTGGTCTCCCCGGAGGGCGCGACGCTGCAGTTCACCTCCGGCGGCACCTACGACGTGCGCGCGACCCCGGCCGCCGTGACCACCCCCGAGGTATGGCTGCTCGGTTCCAGCGACTACTCCGCACAGCTGGCGGCGTCGATGGGCCTTCCCTACGTCTTCGCCAACCACTTCGCGGGCGAGGGTCTGGAGCGGGCGCTGGGGCTCTACCGCGGCCAGTACCGCCCGAGCGAGGCGCACCCGGAGCCGGTGACCTTCCTCACCGCGAACGTGGTCGCCGCCGACACCGCCGACGAGGCCGAGGCCCGCGCGCTGCCGCAGCTGCGGGCGATGGCCCGCCTGCGCCTGAACCGCCCGATGGCGGCGATGGAGACGGTCGAGGCCGCCCAGGCGGCCGACGTCGACGAGGCGATGACGCCGCTCATCGCGGCGATGCGGGAACGCTGGATCATCGGCACCGGCGAGCAGGCGGCATCCGCGCTGCGTGCACTGGCCGACAAGCACGGTGTCGAGGAGATCATGGTCTCGCCGGTCGCCGCAGCCCGCGAGTCGGAGCCGCTCGACGGCGCCGACGGACGCACCCGCACCCTCGAGCTGCTCGCCGCGGCTGCCGCCTGAGGCGCGTCAGTCCTCGGGTTCGCCCGACAGGAGCCCCCGCAGCCAATCCCGCGCCTCGACGAACACCTCGTCGGAGTACCGATCGGGGTACCGGACGATGGCGCGGTCGGCCCGGGGGTAGGACCCGAGGAACGTCACCCGGGGGCTGAAGCGACGCAGCCCCATCAACGCGTCGGCCATGCGCTCATTCTCGATGTGGCCGTCGGCGTCGATGACGAAGCGGTAGCGGCCGAGGGCGTCGCCGATGGGGCGGGACTCGATGAGCGACAGGTTGATCCCGCGCGTGGAGAACTGCTCCAGCAGCTCCAGCAGCGCGCCGGGGTGGTCTTCGGGGAGCTCCGCGATGAGCGAGGTCTTGTCGGCGCCCGTCGGAGCCGGCGGCGTGCCGGGTCGGCTCACGAGCACGAACCGGGTGACGGCGTTCGGGTTGTCGCCGATGGACCGGGCGAGCAGCTGCAGGTCGTGGTGCTCCAGGATGCCGGGGGGCGCGATGGCGGCGTCGGCCTGGCTCGACCCGTCGAGCATGTCGAGGGCCGCGGCGACGTTGCTGGGTGCCGGCAGGTGCGCGTGGGCGGGGAGCGTCTCGGACAGCCAGCCGAGGCACTGGGCGTAGGCGACAGGGTGCGCCGCGATGAGCGAGACGTCCTCGAGCGTCGTTCCGGGGCGCGCGACCAGGACGAAGTTCACCGGGACGAGGTACTCCCCGACGATCCGCAGGCCCGGCATGGTCGCCAGGGCGTCCTGAGCGGTGGAGACGCCGCCGTCGATCGAGTTCTCGATCGCGATCATCGCGGCATCCGACCGCCCCGACACCACGTCCGCGAGCGCCTCGCCGACGTTGCGCACCGGACGCCAGTTCTGGTCGCGGGCTTCGGGCACCTGAGCGAGGGCGGCCTCGGTGAAGGTGCCGGCCGGACCCAGGTAGCTGTAGGTGCGACGGGCGGGAACGGTGGGCTCGGGGGTCACGGGGAGCAAGCCTAGTCCGGTGGGTTTCGCCTCTCGCGGGGCGCGGCGTCCTCCTCCGCTCCCGGCCCTGCTGTGTCAAGCCTGCGTGCGCCCACCGGCGACAGGGGGCAGACTGGGAGGATGAGCCGAGCAGGACAGCCCGCCGAAGCATCCGATCTCGTCGACATCGACGAACTCGTCGCCGCCTATTACGACCGCAAGCCCGACCCGTCCGTCGCCGCCCAGCGCGTCGCGTTCGGCACCAGCGGCCACCGCGGATCGTCGCTGTCGACCAGCTTCAACGAGGACCACATCCTCGCGACGACGCAGGCGATCGTCGACTACCGCCGCGCGCAGGGCATCACGGGTCCGCTGTTCCTGGGGCGTGACACCCACGGGCTCTCGCGGCCGGCCGAGCGCAGCGCCATCGAGGTGCTCGTGGGCAACGGCATCGACGTGCGCGTGGACTCCCGCGACGCGTGGGTGCCGACGCCGGCGCTGAGCCTCGCGATCCTCGCGCACAACCGGGCGCTCGAGGCCACCGACCCGGCGCGGGCGGACGGCATCGTCGTCACCCCGTCGCACAACCCGCCCCGCGACGGCGGCTTCAAGTACAACCCGCCGCACGGCGGCCCCGCCGACACCGACGCGACCGGCTGGGTCGCCGACCGGGCCAACGCGCTCATCGCCGCGGGACTCGAGGGCGTCACCCGCACGCGGTTCGCCGATATCGACACCGCCCAGCTCGAAACGTACGACTTCCGCGAGGAGTACGTGCGCGAGCTGGCCTCGATCATCGACATCGACGCGATCCGCTCCGCGGGCGTGCGCATCGGCGCCGACCCCCTCGGGGGCGCCTCGGTGGAGTACTGGGCCCTCATCGCGGAGAAGTACGGCCTGGACCTCACGGTGGTGAACCCCGACGTCGACCCGACGTGGCGGTTCATGACGCTGGACTGGGACGAGAAGATCCGCATGGATCCGTCGTCGCCGTCGGCGATGGCGTCGCTGCTGGCCCGCCGCGACGAGTACGACATCCTCACCGGCAACGATGCCGACGCCGACCGGCACGGCATCGTCACGCCCGACGCGGGGCTGATGAACCCCAACCACTACCTCGCCGTCGCGATCGACTACCTGTTCCGGCACCGCGAGGGGTGGCCGGCGGATGCCGCGATCGGCAAGACCCTGGTGTCGTCGATGATCATCGACCGCGTCGCCGCCTCGCTCGGCCGCCCCCTGCTGGAGGTGCCGGTCGGGTTCAAGTGGTTCGTGCCCGGCCTGCTCGACGGCTCCGTCGCCTTCGGCGGCGAGGAGTCGGCGGGGGCGTCGTTCCTGCGCAAAGACGGAAGCGTCTGGACCACCGACAAGGACGGCATCCTGCTGTGCCTGCTGGCGGCGGAGATCCTCGCGGTCACGGGCAAGACGCCGTCGCAGCGCTATGCCGAGCTCGAGGCGGAGTTCGGCGCCTCGGCGTACGAGCGCGTCGACGCCCCGGCGACGCCCGAGCAGAAGGCGACGCTGGCCAAGCTCTCGCCCGAGGCCGTCACCGCCACGGAGCTGGCCGGCGAGCCCATCACCGCGAAGCTGTCGCACGCGCCCGGCAACGGCGCGCCGATCGGCGGACTGAAGGTGCAGACCGAGCACGCGTGGTTCGCCGCCCGCCCGTCCGGCACCGAGGACGTCTACAAGCTGTACGCCGAGTCGCTGCGCGGCCCGGAGCACCTGCGCGAGGTGCAGGCCGAGGCCCGCGCCGTGGTCGCCGCCGCGCTCGGCGGCTGACCCGCGGGGGGTTCACCAGAACCGTGAGACCGCATCTGGCGGCCGAGACAGTGGGAAACGACCAATGTCTCGGCCGCCAGATGCTGTTTCAGCGATCGAGGGCGGCGCGGCGCGGGGCTCCGGAGGGGGCAGACTGGCGGGATGCCTATCATCGACAACGCCGTGTATGTGGACGGGGAGCGGATCCGCAACCCCGCGACCCTCGAGCAGACCTTCGAGCACATGAAGGCCAACCACGGGATGGCGTGGATCGGCCTGCTGCGGCCGACGCCGGAGGAGCTTCAGCAGGTGGCGGCCGAGTTCTCGCTGCATCCGCTCGCCGTGGAAGACGCGCTCGCCGGCCACCAGCGCCCGAAGATCGAGCGTTACGGCGACATCCTCTTCACCGTGCTGCGCCCGGCCAGCTACAACGACGCGGCCGAGACGGTCGATTTCGGTGAGCTGCACGTGTTCGTCGGCCCGGACTTCGTCGTCACGATCCGCCACGCCGACGTCCCCGACCTCGCCGTCGTCCGGCGCCGCCTCGAGCAGCAGCCGGCGCTGCTAGCGAAGGGCCCGCAGGTCGTGCTCGCCGCGATCCTCGACGAAGTCGTCGACGAATACGCGCCGGTGACCGCAGGGCTGCAGAACGACGTCGACGAGATCGAGGACTCGCTGTTCAGCGACACCGGCTCCGAGCTGTCCCGTCGCATCTACGAGCTGTCTCGGGAGGTCATCCTCTTCCAGCGCGCCACGGAGCCGCTCAGCGAGATGCTCGAGGCGGTGCTGCGGGGCGCCGAGAAGTATCGGGTCGACATCGAGCTGCAGCGTGAGCTGCGCAACGTGGAGGACCACGTCATCCGCATCACCGAGAAGATCGCGGCGCTGCGAGCGATCCTCGAGAACGCGCTCACCGTCAACGCCACGCTCGTCACCCACCGCCAGACCGACACCGCGCTGGAGCAGAGCGAGCAGGTCAAGAAGATCTCGGGGTGGGCGGCGATCCTCTTCGGTCCGACGCTGGTCGGCACCGTCTACGGCATGAACTTCACCTACATGCCCGAGCTGCAATCGCCGTGGGGCTACCCGCTGGCGCTCCTCGGGATGCTGGCGACCTCGGTGGTGCTGTACCTGGTCTTCAAGGCCCGCCGCTGGATGTGAGCGGAGCGCGGGCCGTCAGGCGCGGGCGGCGAGCGCGGCTCCGGCGGCCCGCAGCCACCGCGCCGGCTCGGCGAGCGATGCGGCGGGGCTTCCGGCGAGGTCGGTGAGCGAGACGGATGCCACGAAGGCGGCCGTGTCGGCATCCGCCGCGATGCGGCCCGCGACGAGCGCGACGGGCACCCCGGCGTCGGCGGCCAGCCGCGCGACGAAGGACGGGACCTTCCCTGCCGCGGATTGGCCGTCGTACGCCCCCTCGCCGGTGACGACGACGGAAGCCGACGCCACCGCCTCGCGCAATCCGATGAGGTCGGCGACCTCGGGCGCGCCGGGCACGAGCGCGGCGCCCCAGGCGAGCAGGGCGAACCCGGTGCCACCGGCAGCCCCGGTGCCGGGCTCCTGCGGATCTGCGCCGATGAGCGCGGCGAGGCGCGCCAGCGCCGCGTCGGCGCGGGCGACCCCCGCGGCATCCACCCCCTTCTGCGGCCCGAAGACGGCGGCGGCGCCGGTCGCGCCGAGCAGCGGGTTGGTCACATCGGTGAGCACGACCGCGCCCGCGGGGGGCAGCGGTCGCAGGGCCGACAGGTCGACCCGGTCGAGCGCCTCGAGGCCCCGAACGCCGGGGGCCACGTCGACGTCCGTCGCATCGGTGAACCGCGCCCCGAGCGCCCGAAGCATCCCGACCCCGCCGTCCGTGGAGGCGCTGGACCCGATGCCCAGCACGAGCCGCGAGACGCCGTGGTCGAGCGCCGCCGCGATGGCCTGACCGAACCCGGTCGTGTCGGCGTCCCACGGCAGGCGCCGGTCGCCGAGCAGCTCGATCCCCGAGGTGGATGCCAGCTCCACCACCCCGGTCCCGGTCGGGGCGTCGGGGGTCGGCGGCAGGAGCAGCCACGACGCATCGACGGTGGCACCGTCGGGCCCGGTCACCCGCACCGGCATCCTCTCGGCTCCCGCGACCGCGGCGGCGAACGCGTCGAGCGTGCCCTCACCGCCGTCGGCCATGGGCCGCAGCAGCACCAGGGCGTCGGCGCGGATGTCGAGCCAGCCGTCGGCGAGGGCCCGGGCCGCGTCTGCGGCGGCGATCGAGCCCTTGAAGCTGTCGATCGCGACGACGACCGTCACGGCCGCGGTGGCGTGCTGTCGCGCAGCGTCACCTCGAGGCGCAGCGGCTGGGGCGTCCAATCGGGGTCGGTCGCGGCGCGGAAGGTCTCGAGCCCGACCTCGGCGAGCGGCACCGCCACGGTCGACAGCGGCGGGGTCACATCGCGGGACGTGGGGATGTCATCGAAGCCGGCGAACGCGATGTCGGTGCCCGGCTCCCGGCCCGCCTCCCGCACCGCCGACATGGCTCCGATCGCGACGACGTCGCTGACGCCGAAGACGACGGTGCCCGGCTCCACGCCGTCGGCGAGGACCTGGGTCATGAGATCCGCCCCCGATGCCCGGCTGAAGGCCCCCCGGTACACGCGCGGCGCGTTGCCGCCGCCGGCCGTGAAGCCCTCGCTGAAACCGGCGACACGGCTGTCGCTCGTGAGCACGCCCTCCGCGGCCCCGAGGACCACGGCCGATCGGTAGCCGCGTTCGGCCAGTGCCGCGCCGAGCGCGCGGGCGCCCTCGCGGTTGTCGATGGTGACCGCGCGCACGCTGTCGGTGCCCGCACCGAGGGCGACGACCCGGCCGCCCGCGGCCACCACGTGGTCGAGCTCGGCCAGCAGCTCCGGGGCGATCTCGGGCGACGTGCGGGAGGCGGCGAGGATCAGCCCGCGCGGCCGCTGCCCGCGCAGGGCCCGCACGAGACGCACCTCGCGCTCGGCGTCGCGCTCGGTGATGGCGACCGTGACGACCAGGCCCGCCTCGTCGGCGCCCTGGGCGACCCCCGAGGCGATCTCGCCGAAATAGGGGTCGGCGATGTCGGCGACGAGCAGGGCGATGATCGCCGAGGTGCCGCGGGCC from Microbacterium sp. zg-Y625 includes these protein-coding regions:
- the pheA gene encoding prephenate dehydratase is translated as MTPEPTVPARRTYSYLGPAGTFTEAALAQVPEARDQNWRPVRNVGEALADVVSGRSDAAMIAIENSIDGGVSTAQDALATMPGLRIVGEYLVPVNFVLVARPGTTLEDVSLIAAHPVAYAQCLGWLSETLPAHAHLPAPSNVAAALDMLDGSSQADAAIAPPGILEHHDLQLLARSIGDNPNAVTRFVLVSRPGTPPAPTGADKTSLIAELPEDHPGALLELLEQFSTRGINLSLIESRPIGDALGRYRFVIDADGHIENERMADALMGLRRFSPRVTFLGSYPRADRAIVRYPDRYSDEVFVEARDWLRGLLSGEPED
- a CDS encoding magnesium and cobalt transport protein CorA; translation: MPIIDNAVYVDGERIRNPATLEQTFEHMKANHGMAWIGLLRPTPEELQQVAAEFSLHPLAVEDALAGHQRPKIERYGDILFTVLRPASYNDAAETVDFGELHVFVGPDFVVTIRHADVPDLAVVRRRLEQQPALLAKGPQVVLAAILDEVVDEYAPVTAGLQNDVDEIEDSLFSDTGSELSRRIYELSREVILFQRATEPLSEMLEAVLRGAEKYRVDIELQRELRNVEDHVIRITEKIAALRAILENALTVNATLVTHRQTDTALEQSEQVKKISGWAAILFGPTLVGTVYGMNFTYMPELQSPWGYPLALLGMLATSVVLYLVFKARRWM
- a CDS encoding LacI family DNA-binding transcriptional regulator, which codes for MTEATERLRSGSATLHDVAREAGVSLATASRVLNGSTRKVADSYRERVETAAARLGYSANLSAQATARGTSAIIALLVADIADPYFGEIASGVAQGADEAGLVVTVAITERDAEREVRLVRALRGQRPRGLILAASRTSPEIAPELLAELDHVVAAGGRVVALGAGTDSVRAVTIDNREGARALGAALAERGYRSAVVLGAAEGVLTSDSRVAGFSEGFTAGGGNAPRVYRGAFSRASGADLMTQVLADGVEPGTVVFGVSDVVAIGAMSAVREAGREPGTDIAFAGFDDIPTSRDVTPPLSTVAVPLAEVGLETFRAATDPDWTPQPLRLEVTLRDSTPPRP
- the pgm gene encoding phosphoglucomutase (alpha-D-glucose-1,6-bisphosphate-dependent) — encoded protein: MSRAGQPAEASDLVDIDELVAAYYDRKPDPSVAAQRVAFGTSGHRGSSLSTSFNEDHILATTQAIVDYRRAQGITGPLFLGRDTHGLSRPAERSAIEVLVGNGIDVRVDSRDAWVPTPALSLAILAHNRALEATDPARADGIVVTPSHNPPRDGGFKYNPPHGGPADTDATGWVADRANALIAAGLEGVTRTRFADIDTAQLETYDFREEYVRELASIIDIDAIRSAGVRIGADPLGGASVEYWALIAEKYGLDLTVVNPDVDPTWRFMTLDWDEKIRMDPSSPSAMASLLARRDEYDILTGNDADADRHGIVTPDAGLMNPNHYLAVAIDYLFRHREGWPADAAIGKTLVSSMIIDRVAASLGRPLLEVPVGFKWFVPGLLDGSVAFGGEESAGASFLRKDGSVWTTDKDGILLCLLAAEILAVTGKTPSQRYAELEAEFGASAYERVDAPATPEQKATLAKLSPEAVTATELAGEPITAKLSHAPGNGAPIGGLKVQTEHAWFAARPSGTEDVYKLYAESLRGPEHLREVQAEARAVVAAALGG
- a CDS encoding glycerate kinase, which translates into the protein MTVVVAIDSFKGSIAAADAARALADGWLDIRADALVLLRPMADGGEGTLDAFAAAVAGAERMPVRVTGPDGATVDASWLLLPPTPDAPTGTGVVELASTSGIELLGDRRLPWDADTTGFGQAIAAALDHGVSRLVLGIGSSASTDGGVGMLRALGARFTDATDVDVAPGVRGLEALDRVDLSALRPLPPAGAVVLTDVTNPLLGATGAAAVFGPQKGVDAAGVARADAALARLAALIGADPQEPGTGAAGGTGFALLAWGAALVPGAPEVADLIGLREAVASASVVVTGEGAYDGQSAAGKVPSFVARLAADAGVPVALVAGRIAADADTAAFVASVSLTDLAGSPAASLAEPARWLRAAGAALAARA
- a CDS encoding LLM class flavin-dependent oxidoreductase, whose amino-acid sequence is MTASTSPALSVLDLVPVRNGQTSPQAVAASLALAERADELGYRRYWFAEHHNMASVGSTTPPVLIAAAAARTSRIRVGSGGVMLPNHAPLIVAEQFAALEALAPGRIDLGIGRAPGSDPVITQLLRMSGTSSDVERFPQHVQDILTLVSPEGATLQFTSGGTYDVRATPAAVTTPEVWLLGSSDYSAQLAASMGLPYVFANHFAGEGLERALGLYRGQYRPSEAHPEPVTFLTANVVAADTADEAEARALPQLRAMARLRLNRPMAAMETVEAAQAADVDEAMTPLIAAMRERWIIGTGEQAASALRALADKHGVEEIMVSPVAAARESEPLDGADGRTRTLELLAAAAA